A single window of Melospiza georgiana isolate bMelGeo1 chromosome 19, bMelGeo1.pri, whole genome shotgun sequence DNA harbors:
- the MRPS17 gene encoding 28S ribosomal protein S17, mitochondrial: MSVPRGAVHAKWIVGKVIGTKMQKTAKVRVTRLVLDPYLLKFFNKRKTYFAHDPLQQCVVGDIVLLKALPERRSKHVKHELAEIVFKVGNVIDPITGKPCAGTRFLENLSDSENLTEADTTYLSEKLQELKVCSTDK, encoded by the exons ATGTCTGTCCCACGTGGAGCTGTCCATGCAAAATGGATAGTGGGGAAAGTAATTGGGACCAAAATGCAGAAAACTGCCAAAGTGAGAGTGACAAGGCTCGTGCTGGATCCCTACTTGCTAAAG ttctttaacaaaagaaaaacctatTTTGCCCATGACCCACTGCAGCAGTGTGTTGTTGGAGACATTGTCCTTCTGAAAGCTCTGCCTGAGAGAAGGAGCAAACACGTGAAACACGAACTGGCTGAAATTGTGTTCAAGGTTGGCAATGTCATAGATCCCATCACAGGAAAGCCCTGTGCAGGAACCAGATTCCTGGAAAACCTGTCAGATTCAGAAAATCTCACCGAGGCAGACACCACCTATCTAAGTGAGAAACTTCAGGAACTTAAAGTTTGTTCAACAGACAAATAG